A single region of the Austwickia chelonae genome encodes:
- the rsfS gene encoding ribosome silencing factor gives MSATEQSRQLAQEAAAAAEDKLAIDIVALDVSEHLALTDIFLVASAPNERQISAVVDAIEEKMHARGIKRVRREGEREARWVLVDFGDIIVHVMHQEERAFYQLERLWKDCPHVPLVLGPESADVESVDATR, from the coding sequence GTGTCCGCCACTGAGCAATCCCGACAGCTGGCCCAGGAAGCGGCGGCTGCTGCTGAAGACAAGCTGGCCATCGACATCGTCGCGCTGGACGTCAGCGAACACCTGGCGCTCACCGACATATTCCTGGTGGCTTCGGCTCCGAACGAGAGGCAGATCAGCGCCGTCGTTGACGCGATCGAGGAGAAAATGCACGCGCGCGGGATCAAGCGTGTACGTCGCGAGGGTGAGCGTGAAGCTCGCTGGGTTCTGGTCGACTTCGGTGACATCATCGTGCATGTCATGCACCAGGAGGAGCGGGCTTTCTATCAGCTCGAACGACTGTGGAAAGACTGCCCCCATGTGCCTCTGGTGCTGGGGCCCGAATCGGCAGATGTCGAGTCCGTCGACGCGACCCGATGA
- a CDS encoding histidine phosphatase family protein produces the protein MSQGAESASAPRRLVILRHGQTDFNEQGIWQGHLDTELNKRGISQADSAATALSLQGFDHILSSDLARAKRTAQIVAKACGLEVTCDSRLREIHVGSWQGLDSVGVESVFPGVQARLAAGEDLARGGDGERVGDVVLRARAAADDLLSVLRHGESALVVTHGVCARALVADLCGMDQRTAWMSFGGLANCAWAELVERSGRWRLARWNVEVSALGRPLREGHGY, from the coding sequence ATGAGCCAGGGCGCGGAGTCCGCTAGCGCCCCTCGCCGTCTCGTCATCCTCCGTCATGGGCAGACCGATTTCAATGAGCAGGGGATCTGGCAGGGACATCTCGACACCGAGTTGAACAAGCGGGGGATCTCCCAGGCAGACAGCGCGGCTACAGCACTGAGTTTGCAGGGTTTCGACCACATTCTGTCGAGCGATCTGGCGCGCGCTAAGCGCACTGCCCAGATCGTCGCCAAGGCCTGCGGATTGGAGGTCACCTGTGATTCACGACTACGGGAGATCCACGTGGGCTCCTGGCAAGGGCTGGACTCCGTAGGGGTAGAGAGTGTCTTCCCCGGCGTGCAAGCGCGTCTCGCCGCTGGTGAGGACCTGGCGCGGGGGGGCGACGGCGAGCGGGTAGGCGATGTCGTTCTGCGGGCCCGGGCGGCAGCGGACGACCTGCTCTCGGTTCTCCGGCATGGGGAATCTGCCTTGGTGGTCACGCACGGTGTATGCGCGCGAGCATTGGTCGCCGACCTTTGCGGGATGGACCAGCGCACGGCCTGGATGTCCTTTGGTGGTTTGGCGAACTGCGCCTGGGCAGAGCTCGTGGAAAGATCGGGCCGTTGGCGGCTGGCGCGCTGGAATGTCGAGGTCTCCGCTCTGGGGCGGCCGCTGCGAGAGGGACACGGTTACTGA
- a CDS encoding rhodanese-like domain-containing protein: MTVTAEQHPQIHPVTDPAVHIDLPTRIDVDTLRSWLTGADRPLLIDVRSAAEFRSAHIPTAFNVPLPLLKDHKEELTEALGQQSVLICRTDRRAGQAEEILAASGLSRLHVLTGGMTTWMAEGAPVVQGEGRWDLERQVRLVAGGLVVSGIVTSTFIPRAKWLSGAIGCGLMAAALTDSCMMGSLLSKLPYNRELEPDLRSVLTELGH; this comes from the coding sequence ATGACCGTCACCGCCGAACAGCACCCTCAGATCCACCCGGTCACCGACCCAGCCGTCCACATCGATCTGCCTACCCGGATCGATGTCGACACCTTGCGTTCCTGGCTCACCGGTGCCGACCGGCCCCTGCTGATCGATGTCCGATCCGCCGCAGAATTCCGGAGCGCACATATCCCGACAGCATTCAACGTCCCACTGCCCCTCCTGAAAGACCACAAGGAAGAGCTCACAGAAGCGCTGGGGCAGCAGAGCGTGCTCATCTGTCGCACGGATCGACGAGCAGGTCAGGCCGAGGAAATCCTGGCGGCATCGGGGTTGTCCCGCTTGCACGTGCTCACCGGCGGAATGACCACCTGGATGGCTGAAGGCGCACCGGTGGTCCAGGGCGAAGGAAGGTGGGATCTGGAACGCCAAGTTCGCCTGGTCGCTGGCGGGCTTGTCGTGAGCGGCATCGTGACCAGCACATTCATCCCTCGGGCCAAGTGGCTCTCCGGCGCGATCGGCTGCGGGCTCATGGCAGCCGCGCTGACTGATTCCTGCATGATGGGAAGCTTGCTCTCCAAGCTTCCCTACAACCGTGAGCTTGAGCCTGACCTGCGTTCAGTGCTCACCGAGCTCGGACACTGA
- a CDS encoding transglutaminase-like domain-containing protein: protein MTALPTNAHLSTAIAAEDAPPETLELPPEVDTPVLHQALAEAAAGSAGAYDKAVRIQEWLRRAGGFTYSLDLEPPPEGMNETTVRRTALDRFLTSRRGYCVQFATAMVMLARAAEIPARLVSGFRPGRVEGENRIVLSSDAHAWPELRFEGLGWLRFEPTPAARDVFPPTYAWNRAEEVVPPITSAASPSPESPVVSPTPSASVPATGVMKSDGSVNSRKHRWWFWVIGAVTAIGIGGIRTFPAAWSRWHRRRRLSPGCEVGVEWDIMSERLRDLGILVPVSASPRALHRELKAHIPLNSPAQDALSRMALAVELFRYAPSDDKRVHDVGVARTFRSDAGLIVDEAARHRTKTDRLRAALWPTPGPLLPGEWRSRPRRFRSG from the coding sequence TTGACAGCGCTTCCTACCAATGCGCATCTGAGTACGGCGATAGCGGCCGAGGACGCGCCTCCTGAGACCTTGGAGCTTCCTCCTGAGGTCGACACGCCGGTGTTACACCAAGCCCTGGCTGAAGCTGCTGCCGGCTCAGCAGGAGCGTATGACAAAGCGGTCCGCATACAGGAGTGGCTACGTCGCGCAGGAGGTTTCACCTACTCCCTCGACCTCGAGCCCCCTCCGGAGGGCATGAACGAGACCACCGTGAGGCGTACTGCGCTCGATCGGTTCCTCACCTCCCGACGAGGTTATTGCGTCCAATTCGCTACGGCGATGGTGATGCTGGCGCGTGCTGCGGAAATTCCAGCGCGGTTGGTCTCGGGCTTCCGTCCGGGTCGCGTCGAAGGGGAGAACCGAATCGTCCTTTCCTCGGACGCCCATGCCTGGCCCGAGCTCAGGTTCGAGGGGCTGGGATGGTTACGTTTCGAGCCAACCCCTGCCGCCCGGGACGTCTTCCCTCCGACTTATGCCTGGAACCGGGCCGAAGAGGTCGTTCCACCCATCACCTCGGCGGCATCACCCTCCCCGGAGTCCCCGGTTGTCTCGCCGACGCCGTCAGCATCGGTACCAGCAACGGGCGTGATGAAGTCCGACGGCTCCGTCAATAGCCGGAAGCACCGATGGTGGTTCTGGGTCATCGGTGCCGTCACAGCTATCGGCATCGGCGGGATCCGGACTTTTCCAGCAGCCTGGTCACGTTGGCATCGGCGCCGACGACTCTCCCCTGGGTGCGAGGTCGGCGTGGAATGGGACATCATGTCGGAGCGTCTACGGGATCTAGGAATCTTGGTCCCTGTCTCCGCTTCGCCCAGGGCCCTTCATCGCGAACTCAAGGCCCATATACCTCTGAACTCGCCTGCGCAGGACGCTCTTTCCCGGATGGCTTTGGCAGTTGAGCTTTTCCGATATGCGCCTTCAGACGACAAGAGGGTGCACGACGTTGGTGTTGCTCGGACGTTCAGGTCCGATGCAGGCCTGATCGTGGATGAAGCTGCACGTCATCGCACAAAGACCGATCGGCTACGGGCTGCGCTGTGGCCAACGCCAGGCCCGCTCCTTCCCGGGGAGTGGCGCTCCCGTCCGCGCAGGTTCCGTTCCGGCTGA
- a CDS encoding DUF58 domain-containing protein encodes MTSRRNRAVAPDRPRLFFLTSRAVALLSAGLVITMCGMALGLRPLTQIGVSCLALPPLSALASVLLRPRLNLERRFSGENAVVGGHGTVRLALTATNLSGRTQVTVIEKAPWGVGRQMRWSEVDLAQRPSTTLSYMFSPTRRGVLEIGPTAVYQHDPFRLVRSRIQTAAATQVIVLPSIDLLSEEADLESGLSKEGDTPGTMLTGSEYDLSLREYRNGDELRRIHWKTTARQGRLMIRHESRPRRRCALLALDCSPEVWGLPSGDDCAAFEWAVSWLASVATHLDSRGFGLHLILFDAGSSTDTDGAAGPLPVSELLLALATVQPGPEPGARKETPPMPSLLPGSDFHLPESGGIVVFVAGDQSPAGGRPTLELLRPGLVGSAVFLDVAAFTKSSKTAASPLIEACCAHATAGGWHTVGVRPGMSPTEVWRGLRRSENPENMTRGVR; translated from the coding sequence ATGACCTCCCGGCGAAACCGGGCTGTCGCACCAGACCGTCCGCGGCTGTTCTTCCTCACCTCCCGCGCAGTCGCACTGCTCTCTGCAGGCCTGGTGATCACGATGTGCGGTATGGCACTCGGTCTACGGCCACTCACTCAGATCGGAGTGTCCTGTTTGGCTCTACCGCCGCTGAGCGCTCTCGCCTCTGTGCTGCTGCGTCCACGCCTCAATCTAGAACGTCGGTTCTCCGGAGAGAATGCAGTCGTGGGTGGTCACGGCACAGTACGGCTGGCGCTCACCGCAACAAATCTCAGCGGCCGCACCCAAGTCACCGTCATCGAGAAGGCACCCTGGGGAGTCGGCCGTCAGATGCGCTGGTCTGAGGTGGACCTCGCGCAACGGCCGTCGACGACCTTGAGTTATATGTTCTCTCCCACTCGGCGCGGGGTACTCGAGATCGGCCCGACAGCCGTCTACCAACACGATCCCTTCAGACTGGTCCGCTCGCGAATACAGACGGCTGCTGCCACGCAGGTCATCGTTCTCCCCTCCATCGATCTGCTGTCAGAAGAGGCTGATCTAGAGTCGGGCCTGAGCAAGGAGGGCGACACCCCCGGAACCATGCTCACCGGGTCGGAATACGACCTTTCACTGCGTGAGTACCGCAATGGCGACGAGTTACGCCGTATCCATTGGAAGACCACTGCGCGTCAGGGTCGGCTGATGATCCGGCACGAATCACGACCACGCCGACGATGCGCGTTGCTCGCTCTGGATTGTTCACCCGAGGTTTGGGGCCTTCCCTCGGGTGACGATTGCGCTGCTTTCGAGTGGGCTGTTTCCTGGCTGGCATCGGTGGCGACCCATCTGGACAGTCGCGGCTTCGGGCTGCACCTTATTCTGTTCGATGCTGGCAGCTCTACTGATACAGACGGCGCAGCGGGTCCTTTGCCCGTATCCGAGCTTCTGCTCGCTCTGGCAACCGTGCAACCAGGACCGGAGCCGGGTGCACGGAAAGAGACTCCGCCGATGCCCTCACTCCTGCCGGGGTCGGACTTCCACCTGCCTGAAAGCGGCGGAATCGTCGTCTTCGTCGCCGGAGATCAGAGCCCAGCCGGTGGCCGACCTACCTTGGAACTCCTCCGCCCTGGCCTTGTCGGGTCGGCTGTTTTCCTGGATGTCGCTGCTTTCACGAAGAGCAGTAAAACCGCCGCTTCTCCTCTGATCGAAGCTTGTTGCGCCCATGCCACCGCAGGTGGCTGGCATACCGTGGGAGTAAGGCCGGGGATGTCACCGACCGAGGTATGGCGCGGCCTACGTCGGAGCGAGAACCCTGAGAACATGACACGAGGCGTCCGGTGA
- a CDS encoding AAA family ATPase, with amino-acid sequence MPHQSSDRLSARLVGSSPVPPSDDTLVPTTARAIYRAVTEVVTGKDHAIDIALTVLFAGGHLLIEDVPGMAKTTLATALGIAIGAKPSRIQFTPDLLPSDITGISVLTPDDRCFEFRPGPIFAHVVICDEINRASPKTQSAVLECMQEGQVSVDGRTYVLDQPFLVVATQNPVEMEGTYPLPEAQRDRFMARLSMGYPSKEAECLMLESHGALSPLSGLRAVTDPLTMNRVIEATGRVHAGRDVQRYIVELVSATRNDERLRLGASPRASLHLLRAARSRAAIRDRSYVVPDDVQDIFLSVIAHRVLLSGQAQRQRVDTRHVLMDLLERIPVDKS; translated from the coding sequence GTGCCCCATCAGTCATCTGATCGACTATCCGCACGCCTGGTCGGCAGCTCTCCCGTACCACCGTCGGATGACACATTGGTACCGACGACGGCCAGAGCGATCTATCGAGCGGTCACCGAAGTGGTCACCGGTAAGGACCATGCGATCGACATCGCCTTGACCGTTTTATTCGCTGGGGGACACCTGCTCATCGAGGATGTCCCCGGCATGGCCAAGACCACCTTGGCAACAGCCCTTGGGATAGCGATCGGAGCTAAGCCGAGCCGGATCCAGTTCACTCCAGATCTACTTCCCTCCGATATCACCGGGATCAGCGTCCTCACTCCCGACGACCGCTGTTTCGAGTTTCGGCCAGGCCCGATCTTCGCCCATGTCGTGATATGCGATGAGATCAATCGAGCATCTCCCAAGACCCAGTCAGCAGTCCTTGAATGCATGCAGGAAGGACAGGTCAGCGTCGACGGACGCACCTATGTCCTGGACCAGCCATTTCTCGTGGTCGCCACGCAGAATCCTGTCGAGATGGAAGGCACCTACCCCCTGCCCGAAGCTCAACGGGACAGGTTCATGGCTCGGCTCTCGATGGGGTACCCCTCAAAAGAAGCCGAATGTCTCATGCTGGAGTCACACGGCGCCCTCTCGCCGCTGTCCGGTCTGCGTGCGGTCACTGACCCATTGACGATGAATCGCGTCATCGAGGCAACCGGAAGAGTGCACGCCGGGCGCGATGTCCAGCGATACATCGTAGAACTCGTCTCAGCCACCAGAAACGATGAACGGCTGAGGTTGGGCGCGTCCCCGCGAGCGAGCCTTCATCTACTCAGAGCAGCCCGTTCCCGTGCCGCGATCCGCGATCGCAGTTACGTTGTTCCCGATGACGTTCAGGACATATTCCTGTCTGTGATCGCGCATCGGGTTCTGCTCTCCGGGCAGGCTCAACGACAACGTGTCGATACTCGTCACGTCTTGATGGATCTGCTGGAACGCATCCCGGTCGACAAGTCATGA
- the mraZ gene encoding division/cell wall cluster transcriptional repressor MraZ: MFLGTHTPRIDDKGRLILPAKFRERLASGLVVTRGQERCLYVFPADEFSRIAGDLRAAPVTSKSVRDYLRVLLSGASDEIPDKQGRVTIPVSLREYAGLSRDVTVIGAGSRVEIWDSAAWQTYLSETEQAFADQAEEVVPGLL; encoded by the coding sequence ATGTTCCTCGGTACACACACGCCCCGGATCGATGACAAAGGACGGCTGATCCTTCCGGCCAAATTCCGTGAACGGTTGGCATCCGGCCTGGTGGTAACACGCGGTCAGGAACGTTGCCTCTACGTCTTTCCTGCTGATGAATTCAGCCGGATCGCCGGTGATCTGAGGGCCGCGCCTGTCACTAGTAAGTCTGTGCGGGACTATCTGCGAGTGCTGCTCTCCGGAGCCTCGGACGAGATCCCCGACAAACAGGGCAGGGTCACCATTCCGGTGTCCTTGCGGGAATACGCAGGGTTGAGTCGTGACGTGACGGTCATCGGCGCGGGCAGCCGCGTCGAGATCTGGGACAGCGCAGCTTGGCAGACCTACCTGTCGGAGACCGAACAGGCCTTCGCAGACCAGGCCGAGGAGGTGGTTCCCGGGTTGCTGTGA
- the rsmH gene encoding 16S rRNA (cytosine(1402)-N(4))-methyltransferase RsmH, whose product MSLSASERHIPVMCARITELLAPALQASGSVYVDGTLGMGGHTEAVLTACPNAVAVGIDRDQQALAEARERLASFGERFVGVHARYDQIDELVPELTGGKVQAILLDLGVSSLQLDEAERGFAYRMDAPLDMRMDLGLPLTAADVLNGYTVDELTRVLREYGEERFASKIARSVVAEREREPFENSGRLVELLYRVIPAGSRKTGGHPAKRTFQALRIEVNGELESLARVLPRAVESCALDGRIAVLSYHSLEDRMVKKTFAQGLADTSPPDMPVQLPQHAPFLASLTRGAETADDDEVARNPRSASAKLRVVRRIAPTPPGRLSDDSHADLSPRSRHQNRRKGQPR is encoded by the coding sequence GTGAGCTTGTCGGCGTCGGAACGTCATATCCCGGTGATGTGCGCGCGCATCACCGAGTTGCTGGCCCCTGCACTCCAGGCCTCGGGCAGTGTCTATGTCGACGGCACTCTCGGCATGGGAGGGCACACCGAAGCTGTGCTGACCGCCTGCCCTAATGCTGTGGCAGTCGGTATAGACCGGGATCAGCAGGCTTTGGCCGAAGCACGGGAGCGGCTGGCGTCTTTCGGTGAGCGCTTCGTCGGGGTGCATGCGCGGTATGACCAGATCGATGAGCTGGTTCCTGAGCTGACGGGAGGGAAGGTCCAGGCCATTCTGTTGGACTTGGGTGTGTCCTCTCTCCAGCTCGACGAAGCCGAGAGAGGTTTCGCCTACCGCATGGACGCGCCTCTCGATATGAGGATGGACCTGGGGCTGCCACTCACCGCGGCAGATGTCCTCAACGGTTACACCGTCGATGAGTTGACCAGGGTCTTGCGTGAATACGGGGAGGAAAGATTCGCCTCGAAGATCGCTCGGTCTGTAGTCGCTGAACGAGAACGTGAGCCTTTCGAGAACTCCGGAAGACTCGTCGAGCTGCTCTATCGGGTCATTCCTGCAGGATCTCGCAAGACCGGTGGACATCCGGCTAAACGAACTTTTCAGGCTCTGCGGATCGAGGTCAACGGCGAGCTGGAGTCCTTGGCCCGAGTCCTGCCTCGTGCGGTCGAGTCCTGCGCGCTGGACGGACGCATCGCAGTCCTATCCTATCACTCTCTGGAAGACCGGATGGTGAAGAAGACCTTTGCTCAGGGGTTGGCAGACACCTCTCCGCCGGACATGCCGGTACAGCTTCCTCAGCATGCTCCTTTCCTGGCTTCACTCACCCGCGGAGCCGAAACAGCGGACGACGATGAAGTCGCCCGTAACCCTCGATCGGCGTCGGCCAAGCTTCGCGTGGTCCGGCGCATCGCACCGACCCCTCCCGGGCGGTTGAGCGACGACTCCCACGCCGACCTCTCGCCGCGGTCGCGGCACCAGAATCGACGGAAGGGACAACCCCGATGA
- a CDS encoding peptidoglycan D,D-transpeptidase FtsI family protein, producing the protein MGNNRRRARALFIATLFVFSIFAVQLLRLQWFEAGSIAKGGRDQRQGTTKLPAVRGQVTDAHGVVLAQSIERYTVASCPRDVRFYGQSKDPKKRQMTGPEGAAQELSPLLGMSAEQLLPLLSGTENECYKIVKKGVEPLQWRKIAERAIPGISAQMTQERLYPGGSAAAPLIGWVGNEGEARKGHGGGLELLMNEKLTGKPGQMTAEYSVNGRVIPMGERELRPAIRGRDVRLTIDNDLQWYAYNAIAAQVQASKGDSGYAVVMDKKGRIRAAAQYPAFDPVTRAKGSRFDALPFTDVFEPGSTAKVMSIGAALNEGLIDPTSQFVVENRLPRADQQFRDAHDHATLNLTSTGILAVSSNIGTIQIAEKMPAEKLESYYRSFGMGKTSAVGFPGESDGLMPRTDKLSASQRYTMMFGQGFSLTAMQDIGVFQTVANGGVRIPATLVEGSADAEGRYVPSVEPEGERVLSEDASKTLLKMMENVTNVGGTAVTAELPGYRVAGKTGTSDRYDDAKKGYSGTTASFIGIAPADDPELITAVIVQNPKNEGLGSDHTAPVFKSVMTYALQKLKIPPTGSSLDPFPNYWGEQASRNKTR; encoded by the coding sequence ATGGGGAACAACCGCAGGCGAGCCAGAGCTTTGTTCATCGCGACGCTTTTCGTTTTCAGTATCTTCGCGGTGCAGCTTCTGCGACTTCAGTGGTTCGAGGCAGGAAGCATCGCCAAGGGAGGCCGCGATCAACGACAGGGGACGACGAAGCTTCCTGCGGTGCGCGGGCAAGTCACCGATGCGCATGGCGTGGTCCTGGCGCAAAGCATCGAGCGGTACACCGTGGCTTCATGTCCCCGCGATGTGCGTTTCTACGGGCAGAGCAAGGACCCGAAGAAACGTCAGATGACCGGGCCCGAGGGCGCCGCGCAGGAGCTGTCTCCGTTGCTGGGTATGTCTGCTGAGCAGCTCCTTCCCTTGCTCTCCGGTACTGAGAACGAGTGTTACAAAATCGTCAAGAAGGGCGTGGAGCCGCTCCAATGGCGGAAGATCGCTGAGCGTGCGATACCGGGGATCAGCGCGCAGATGACGCAGGAGCGGCTCTATCCGGGCGGTTCTGCGGCAGCTCCGCTGATCGGTTGGGTGGGGAACGAGGGCGAGGCCAGGAAAGGTCATGGTGGGGGCCTCGAACTTCTGATGAACGAGAAACTCACGGGGAAGCCTGGTCAGATGACCGCTGAGTACTCCGTGAATGGACGGGTCATTCCCATGGGGGAGAGGGAGCTTCGTCCTGCGATCCGTGGGCGAGATGTGCGCCTGACGATCGACAACGACTTGCAGTGGTACGCCTATAACGCGATCGCGGCTCAGGTCCAAGCCAGCAAGGGTGATTCCGGCTACGCCGTTGTGATGGATAAGAAGGGGCGGATCCGCGCTGCGGCCCAGTACCCGGCTTTCGATCCGGTGACCCGTGCGAAAGGCTCCCGGTTCGATGCACTTCCGTTCACTGATGTCTTCGAGCCAGGGTCGACGGCCAAGGTGATGTCGATCGGGGCTGCTCTGAACGAGGGGCTGATCGACCCCACATCTCAGTTCGTGGTGGAGAATCGGTTGCCCCGCGCCGACCAGCAGTTTCGAGATGCTCATGACCACGCGACCCTTAACCTGACCTCGACGGGGATCCTTGCGGTCTCCAGCAATATTGGCACGATCCAGATCGCGGAGAAGATGCCTGCGGAGAAACTTGAGTCCTACTATCGATCTTTCGGTATGGGAAAGACTTCCGCAGTCGGCTTCCCCGGTGAGTCCGATGGTCTGATGCCACGCACCGACAAACTCAGTGCTTCTCAGCGGTACACGATGATGTTCGGTCAGGGGTTCTCGCTGACCGCGATGCAGGACATCGGGGTATTCCAGACCGTGGCCAATGGCGGGGTCCGGATCCCGGCGACCTTGGTCGAGGGGAGCGCCGACGCGGAAGGGCGATATGTCCCCTCGGTGGAGCCGGAGGGCGAGCGAGTCCTGTCGGAGGATGCCAGTAAGACTTTATTAAAGATGATGGAGAACGTCACCAATGTTGGTGGCACTGCAGTAACTGCTGAGTTACCTGGGTATCGCGTCGCTGGGAAAACAGGTACTTCCGATCGGTACGACGATGCAAAGAAAGGGTATTCCGGGACGACAGCATCCTTCATCGGAATCGCGCCGGCAGATGATCCTGAGCTGATCACCGCTGTCATTGTCCAGAATCCGAAAAATGAGGGTCTGGGTAGTGACCATACTGCTCCAGTCTTCAAGTCCGTGATGACTTATGCCCTGCAGAAACTCAAGATTCCACCTACCGGAAGCTCCCTGGACCCCTTCCCGAACTACTGGGGGGAGCAGGCTTCCAGGAACAAGACGCGGTAG
- a CDS encoding UDP-N-acetylmuramoyl-L-alanyl-D-glutamate--2,6-diaminopimelate ligase, with amino-acid sequence MSSTLRPTKVPQVSVRRLAREVGAELTLAGGLPSPDVGACGIVLDSRQVNAGDIYAGLPGEHVHGAYFAVQAAASGAVAVLTDARGEALMDEAGVELPRIVVPSPRDLLGALSALMYDRPAEALTLVGVTGTNGKTTTAYIVDSALRAMDRRTGLIGTIETRVGERSVSSVRTTPESCDLHALFALMREELVDSCVMEVSSHALELHRIDGAVFDIAVFTNMSQDHLDFHGSMEAYFTAKASLFTPERSKLGVVCVDDEWGARLAREATVPVATVATRPDAVGEAQWTLRPEPERGIDAFALVGPEETFHLTGALPGDYNRSNTAFVAVALSLIGWSRTQIEESLTDGAHVPGRMERVDLGEGAPSVYVDFAHTPEAVRATLGTLKKNTRGRLIAVVGAGGHRDIGKRPLMGAAAMEYADLVMITDDNPRDEEPATIRQAIEAGAQEFWSAKKTREVDGAAPLRNVAGRAECIAEALRCAEPQDVIAVLGRGHEKKQEIMGEFVLFDDRIAVRTAWNKVAHP; translated from the coding sequence GTGAGCAGCACCCTCCGCCCGACCAAGGTTCCTCAGGTTTCAGTTCGACGACTCGCGAGGGAAGTGGGCGCAGAGCTCACACTCGCAGGCGGTCTTCCGTCTCCGGATGTGGGGGCCTGCGGCATCGTCCTCGACAGCCGGCAGGTGAATGCCGGTGACATCTATGCCGGCCTTCCCGGTGAGCATGTGCATGGTGCTTACTTTGCAGTTCAGGCTGCAGCATCTGGGGCTGTTGCCGTGTTGACCGATGCTAGAGGCGAAGCCTTGATGGACGAGGCGGGTGTTGAACTTCCCCGCATCGTAGTTCCCTCCCCGAGAGACCTTTTAGGGGCTTTGTCGGCGCTGATGTACGATCGGCCAGCCGAGGCGCTGACACTCGTCGGGGTGACCGGCACTAACGGCAAGACGACCACCGCGTACATCGTCGACAGTGCATTGCGCGCGATGGATCGCCGCACCGGTTTGATCGGCACTATCGAGACTCGAGTGGGAGAACGCAGCGTGTCATCGGTGCGCACGACGCCGGAGTCCTGCGATCTTCATGCGCTTTTTGCGCTCATGCGTGAGGAACTCGTCGATTCCTGCGTGATGGAAGTCAGCAGCCATGCTCTCGAACTCCATCGGATTGACGGGGCTGTTTTCGATATCGCAGTGTTCACGAACATGTCCCAGGATCATTTGGACTTCCACGGTTCCATGGAAGCCTATTTCACGGCGAAAGCTTCCTTGTTCACTCCTGAACGATCCAAGCTCGGAGTCGTCTGTGTCGACGACGAATGGGGTGCGAGATTGGCCAGGGAAGCTACCGTGCCGGTGGCTACTGTCGCGACTCGTCCTGATGCGGTCGGTGAGGCCCAGTGGACTCTGCGTCCTGAGCCTGAACGAGGGATCGATGCCTTCGCACTGGTTGGTCCGGAAGAGACCTTCCATCTGACAGGGGCTCTTCCCGGAGACTACAACCGGTCGAATACGGCGTTCGTGGCGGTGGCGCTGTCATTGATCGGGTGGTCGAGGACACAGATCGAGGAATCACTCACTGACGGCGCTCATGTGCCAGGCCGGATGGAACGGGTCGACCTAGGCGAGGGAGCCCCGTCGGTCTATGTCGACTTCGCGCACACTCCTGAGGCTGTTCGCGCGACTTTGGGGACCTTGAAGAAGAACACGCGGGGTCGGCTCATCGCCGTGGTGGGGGCAGGGGGACACCGGGACATCGGCAAGCGTCCGCTGATGGGTGCTGCTGCGATGGAGTACGCAGACCTGGTGATGATCACCGACGACAATCCCCGGGACGAGGAACCAGCAACGATCCGTCAGGCCATCGAAGCTGGTGCACAGGAGTTCTGGTCTGCGAAGAAAACACGCGAGGTAGACGGCGCTGCTCCACTCCGGAACGTGGCAGGACGCGCCGAGTGCATTGCAGAGGCGCTCCGGTGTGCAGAACCGCAAGACGTGATCGCGGTACTGGGCCGAGGACACGAGAAGAAACAGGAAATCATGGGTGAGTTCGTGCTCTTCGACGACCGTATCGCCGTGCGAACGGCTTGGAACAAGGTGGCTCATCCGTGA